The following proteins are co-located in the Natator depressus isolate rNatDep1 chromosome 4, rNatDep2.hap1, whole genome shotgun sequence genome:
- the KCTD8 gene encoding BTB/POZ domain-containing protein KCTD8 isoform X5, with the protein MALKDTGGGSGILPISDMGSSSPAPSCSPFPEVVELNVGGQVYVTKHSTLLSVPDSTLASMFSPRRGSQAAARELPRDSRARFFIDRDGFLFRYVLDYLRDKQLALPEHFPEKERLLREAEYFQLGELVKLLSPKVTKQGSLNDEGCQSDLEDSNSQGSGDLLLRAAAGAALEKRSGFLTVGYRGSYTTVRENQADAKFRRVARIMVCGRIALAKEVFGETLNESRDPDRPPEKYTSRFYLKFTYLEQAFDRLSEAGFHMVACNSTGTAAFINQYREDKIWSSYTEYIFYISDYSWRSN; encoded by the coding sequence ATGGCTTTGAAGGACACGGGCGGCGGCAGCGGCATCCTGCCCATCAGTGACATGGGGTCCTCCTCCCCGGCGCCGTCCTGCTCGCCCTTCCCCGAGGTGGTGGAGCTGAACGTGGGCGGCCAGGTGTATGTGACCAAGCACTCCACGCTGCTCAGCGTCCCGGACAGCACCCTGGCCAGCATGTTCTCCCCGCGCCGGGGCAGCCAGGCGGCCGCCAGGGAGCTGCCCAGGGACAGCCGGGCGCGCTTCTTCATCGACCGCGACGGCTTCCTCTTCAGGTACGTGCTGGATTATCTGCGGGACAAGCAGCTGGCCCTGCCCGAGCACTTCCCGGAGAAGGAGCGGCTGCTGCGGGAGGCCGAGTACTTCCAGCTGGGGGAGCTGGTCAAGCTGCTCTCCcccaaggtcaccaagcaggGCTCGCTCAACGACGAGGGCTGCCAGAGCGACCTGGAGGACAGCAACTCGCAGGGCAGCGGCGACCTCCTGCTGCGGGCGGCGGCCGGGGCCGCCCTGGAGAAGCGCTCGGGCTTCCTGACCGTGGGCTACCGGGGCTCGTACACCACGGTGCGGGAGAACCAGGCGGACGCCAAGTTCCGCAGGGTGGCCCGGATTATGGTGTGCGGCAGGATCGCGCTGGCCAAGGAGGTGTTCGGGGAGACGCTCAACGAGAGCCGGGACCCCGACCGGCCCCCGGAGAAATACACCTCCCGCTTCTACCTCAAGTTCACCTATCTGGAGCAGGCGTTCGACCGGCTCTCGGAGGCCGGCTTCCACATGGTGGCTTGTAACTCCACCGGCACCGCCGCCTTCATCAACCAGTACAGGGAGGACAAGATCTGGAGCAGCTACACCGAGTACATCTTCTACA